Genomic segment of Nilaparvata lugens isolate BPH chromosome 6, ASM1435652v1, whole genome shotgun sequence:
ACTAAAACCGAACTGACTTCGGCTGGACCGGACTAAACAACGAATTATATTGATGAGCGTCAATTGCAGCAGATTTGATCAGCCGTAAAAATTGTTCCTAAATTTTTATATTCAGGATTGTGTGAAatagatgatgataatgaattCTGTTATAAATTGATATTCCTTACtgctaataattatttgtattcttgataaaatatgaattgTTTGACTATGGGATATCATTATATTTGCATTGATTGATGACCATGGGATATCATTATATTTGCATTGATTGATGACCGTAGGATATCATTATATTTGCATTGAATGAATCTTGAATATAGAGTAGGAAGtggtattgaataaataataatattattatgtaggGAGTGGTGCAGCAGTAGCATGATTTGATTGGATTGATCGCTTACCTCACCCAGATGACATGAGCCTATTTTATTGACCACATGCAGGCAGTAGCGAGGAATGGGTGTGAGTTCTCCTTCTCTGCTTTTGTATGGTTGACCCATGCTTGGTGCTATATTCCACAGCACTGCTGGAGGGGCCACCTACAACAAACATCACAAATAcaaattctacatgaaattatCACACTAGGATAATTGTCtgaaaattcatgaaattaatGATTTGGAGTGGATGTTCCTAAGTATCGatgttattaatttgaattatcaatgaatgaatgtggaattcaaattcaaattcaaatatatttattccacactcataaatacatatacataaatcaaataaagcTCAACATGACAACACAAACCAAccaaaatgtaataataataaacggtaagtgaaaaaaccactggcataagatgacttttgttcgccagtgggagtagaagataaaattataatacgcTTAACctgatttgaattgatttagCACAGAAGCAAATATTTATACAGTACAGAATAGTAAATTATGAAACGAAGAATCGGAACAAAATTCAcaacagaaaaattaaaaaattctctataTTGCTATGAAAATCGATCAAGAGGCTAAGGCACCCTCCAGTCTGCTAGCGCTActtggtcgtgggttcgaatcccgctgtAGGCAtagacgtttgatcatctcataaaatCATCGacgcacttcccattacccatgcacaagctaAAAGCTCacgtgggcatcatccgcaataagaaaaaaatagcaATCGAGATCAGAATTTGTTGAGAGGATATGAATTTATACAAGTCAATATAAAAGATACCAATGATCGCAGATTGCAGATCGCTCTCTGTGTGTTcaggcactacctccgtaaacaaagccccagtgcattcgtgtgacgtcagtacaggtagggcttctacaccaataaaaaaacactagctgaaatcaacgaattgttattggtgtaggagtccTTCCTGTGCTGATGTCACACGAATGCACAACGACTTTGttcacggaggtagtggttcaGGGCCTAATAGATAAGAATGAACATAgctaatattattttgtaaaacatTAGGTTATTGATTAGCTTATATTATTGAAGTATGTATCCAAATAGAtggatatgaatttgaataagatGAAATTGGTTGATAATAATGATCAGAGAGTGACAATTTGACTGACCCTGAGCTGTTCTCTGGGCGCCGTATGACACCGTTTCCTTGTGGGAGGATCCGAATGAATCCTTTGCGACGATGAGTGCAGCGGGTTGCTCTGCAGACTGCGCATGTGCAGTGTGGAGTAGCCGTGTACATCACTGTCACTATCCTCGGTCTCAGTGTGGTACCTCTTGCGTTTTGAGTCTGTGGCAATCGTGTGCAGCCGCGTAGGAGTCAACGGTGACTGCTGCAGGCTGCGGATCTGCAGGGAAGACATGCTGCCCCGTTCACTACCAGAGTTCTCCCTCGTACTCGCGCTGTCTTTATCACGCTCCAACTGCACTGATGCACCGTCCTCTGCCGACAGCACGTTGTAATGATGCGATTGGATGGGGGAGTCACTAGTGACCGGGTGTACCCTCCATGTCAGCAGGGATCCGTTGCTTTGTGCGTTGCGGAAGTGCGATGACGTGTAGCTGCTTCTCTCACTTCCGCTGCTGTCCTTTATGGAACTCTCCTTTGGCAACGTTTTTGAGTCGGCGTCTGATGGTGGGTCTTCAAGAGTAACTGTGGACAAACATGAATAATGATTTTTCACTTTTAATATGTGAAAAAATTAATGTGATAAATTCTTCCATTTTTGAATATAGAAtcaattcaatccaatagaatgaAATAGAATAGTTTTAGAGTTTTGCGAATTTAGATATTGATATCTAAGTTAGATATTGATCAAAtcaaggtttaaagcagttttgggcgaatgcctgttgtttttacctgcattgtatctattgtctatgaataaatgaataaatcaataatatattagtcTTAGCAGCGCtaatttgagaaaattcaaattcagagcTTGTATGCATTGTTGAAGTTAGTTGACGATTTTCCTGGACTGACTTCTGAATAAGAACAAAATTGATATGAAGTTGAGTGTGTTATAGCCCCTTGTAAATGATTTGTTAAGAACGAATTGCCTTAGGCTAGGAGTGTGACCACTagtttctaaaagcaaaaaaatTATCTTGATTTCATGAAATGAATCCATGTTGGAGGAATGAGGAAATTTGATTTTGTGAAAGATGATATATTGATGATGTCAATTCACATGGAGATTTTAAACTATTGCTGGAGGAAGCGATTGTCCCTCTGTAGTTAGCATGCAGCCTAATCGACAGACATCCACGATTGCTGCTTGTGACGTTACCTACCACTAATCATTTCCTGGACTGACTTCTGAATAAGAACAAAATTGTTATGAAGTTGAGTGTGTTATAGCCCCTTGTAAATGATTTGTTAAGAACGAATTGCCTTAGGCTAGGAGTGTGACCACTagtttctaaaagcaaaaaaaaTTATCTTGTTTTCATGAAATGAATCCATGTTGGAGGAATGAGGAAATTTGATTTTGTGAAAGATGATATATTGATGATGTCAATTCACATGGAGATTTTAAAATATTGCTGGAGGAAGCGATTGTCCCTCTGTAGTTAGCATGCAGCCTAATCGACAGAGATCCACGATTGCTGCTTGTGACGTTACCTACCACTAATCATCGGTCATGAGTATAAAATCATTTTCGGTTGTTTTGTGAGCCCACGCGAATTTGTGGATTCATTCATCttccataatatattttcaattttcttaagTACATGACCGTCAACATCTTAAAATCTGTAGTCCACTTGTGAGCTCCGCAACACTACCGTGGACCTTCCCAAAATAGAGGAATcccaaataatttgaatatttgtaaaTGAATCGGCTCACCATAAAAATATTAACTGAACACAGATTCCATCCCGACTCCGAGGAAATTTTTTACAGGATTTTCCACAACGTGATAAAGCGCAGGTCAAATATATCAACATTCCAAAGTAATATTCTTCTCCAGTGAACTACAAAAATTGTACAGTTTGTTCAAAGGGGAAACATTGGCTGTGGCATGTGGtacataaaatttataattggcTTATCTGACTCATGCACAAGTAGTCAACGAAATACGAAATAAATCTGCATTTGATCCAAGTAGgtctagtctataatataataaaggaaagaattggctaatacatgtacgagataggaaattcacgaataacgtattatcacgtctgaactattggacctattaacttggaattttgcaaattaattctcaaattaccaaggatggttataggcctattttaaattcttcaagatttcagtaggtcaagtttctaattggacccttgcagagcacgggttacctgctagtgtagAATAGTGTAATGTAATAATAGCAATTCCAACTGAAAATTACTTgtgattttcattgaataatgaattctcGCAGGATTTAGTCAactgataatttgataattcatcaatttaagaGCATTCACCCACTCAATCAAGAAACCTTACTTTTTTATATGTATTAAGATGATCCATAATAATGACAATATTTCTCTCATAttcaagaatatttttaatcaatGAACCATAAcaagtatgaataatattgCGAATTTTGATACTTATACTTATTTTGGGCTGAATCACCACCTGTATTAGAGGAATGGCTGAATGAGTTTGAATTGAAGAGAGTTCTTGATTGAAGAGTAAGTTATCTTAACTTAAACTGATGATAATTTGAGCTGAATCGATTCAGGGAAGTAAACGAGCTCAAGCTACTACCTTCAGCTCATTAAGAAAAAGACGGAAAGATTACGGTACCTTGTTTGTCTTCATTTGAGTTGTCTGGAGGATTCTGGTGGAAGCTGCGATCACTTACAGGATCTTGACTGCAGGGCGTCGGCTGCCCGCTCACTGGCATCAAGCCCACGTTATTCATCGGCGTCAGATTCATCAGTAAGTCCTGGAATAGTGAGGAATTCATTTGATTAATCTATCCTATTATATgaagcgagaaatttctgtatatctattcatatttttctatttttatatctggttatatggttatttatgttcaacggatctcgaaaacggctctaacgattttcacgaaattagGAATGTAGTAATTTATGATATCataattcgattgcactaggtctcatccctgggaaaactcgctgaaagacatgaaaagaataattcatacttggaaaaacagatgatgatttcttcgtctgtcgataacagaagatgcgtgtgcctgtgtggaagatcagctgtgtaatcaatcagcttaccgtatctcgcgagaattctagaaattttaattgactcgatcgaaaatacagtaatcttatttgttgacatgagatggtatatatcataatattcaaagttgatcattattttacagttctaactgattagtgagtgctattttgttattcaatttggtatgtaaacaatcgaaattagaacttttatgttttcaaatatttggactgaaaatttcacctgaattcaagtgtatggaacataacccactttttggaatatttatagtgtataaatcaaaattcggggaagaaacagttttgtgctgtgcctgttagtccttccccaatcattttaaagaactgagttctgtttatcaataaataaataacgagcaaagctcggtgcctcgatatttataaattaaaactccAAGATTTCTTGATCACACTATCAGCTGTGTAGGCATACTAGATGAAACTACTTTTGTCGAACGGTTTATGAGTGAAGTTGAGAGGGAATCCATTGAAACCGAAAAAAACACTTGTTGatcatagtccagtcaaatggtcgttttttaggaaacagccccgaaagaatttttctcaacGGTTCTtcatgtattttggggcgctgaattcgaatctggaatttgctgacacgccagagggcggcttctcCCTCAAAACCCCCAataacccccaaaatttcgttttttcaattttcccattttatctcgtgaaccttgAGATAAAAACCCCGAAAACCCCCAAAAACCCCTAAAATGTcggacattttttaatttttccatttaatcttgaaaacttcgagtttttggagaaataatattctatacaaaattaaatatattagcatttaaaataaattgagtggtcgcgcgattctaccatttttggttccggagctacgaattttcaaaaaaggggtatttttcaaggggttttcaaaattatgcaaaccatccacttctaccctataaaacttggatatttttctagtatagataaaaaccacacatcacgttgaagaaaaattaattctgaacaggattccttaagAATTTTCGAATTAAGTAGTGGGGGAAGgaggaatacacccaaaaatagaaaatcatgtcctacagccaaaatacaaatttttcattataataccttttcaaggccttcctaacaaaaaaatacatatttcggctgaaatcatatcacgagggttattttctatgagaatcacccgttagaaacattcaatttccgtatttcctagtggggagtacgtcataaggatacgtcaaggatcaaaacttcaaACACTTAGTATAACTTTCGACAGAAtaatcagatctcctcgtactacagctcattcttctcagctcgtcaaggcggtcaaAATCATGTATATCATAACTGAaaaaaattttatgtaaaaatgaaaaatttctcctttagtgtattttagcccatattaaTTAAATGCTcagaaaaatgaccaatttctatattcaaaactgtgtatttcggtaacccgaaatgataaaaatggtACTCGGGCTCtatttgaagaacagaatctcctctttcatgtgaggtgaATGAATTCTGTGAAgtaatataatcgtgaagtaagatacgcttgtttcaaaaaatcaaaaaaattgcgatattttcctcattttcacagtcttgaCAGTTTTTCGATCATAAACAGTCATGCATGGTGGATTTGAGGCAACGTAGCTTATAGAACatgtaattctctttcatttgagaccaatcgcaagtttctataatgtattttactcattttagagtctcttgaataacagtaaaatctcagaagaaatgagaaaataaaaataatatttttttaaattggctgtaacttttgaacggtattgaaatcaGAAAAACGATTTAAGGGAgtggaaagaggagaaaattctctacaaattTGACTACTTTtgtgattttttatctgaagtatttcacaagatacgcaactttgaatacgcgagactgtgaaaatgattaacatatcacaaatttctcgcatcAAAAGCAAATTGCTGTTTTGCGAAAAATCTTAGAGCAAAGctaattaaatatataataatttttttttgagtgGTACATTACAATTATTGCATAGTTTAATTCAAATACAGTACccttttttcaattcttaccttcaTATTGATTGTTACTGAGAATGGATTCTTGAGTATAGTGGTTGGAGAACCCTGTAGTTTCTGCCTCCGACTTAGGAacagaataatgatgaaaactCCAAGTAGTAAGAGCATCACTGCCATAAGTACTCCAATAATAATTTCTGCGTACCCTTGGTTATCTCGTGGAGCTGCGACTATTGGAAAGAAAATCAGGAAAAGTGAGTGCAATGAGATAGAACAACAATCTTTATAACTTTATTAATATCGACCTGCTTCAACGATCCGATAACTCACTGTTATATCAACGTTTCCCAAGAGATGAATTGATAGGAATAACGAGGTGATAGAAAACACATAGGAAACCACGTCTAAAAATTTTAGTTACAAATTATACTGGCCGGGACACACCTTGTCATGCAGCGTTCCGCCCCAAGTCTTGTCCGATTTTAATGTAGGGTGAAGACGTGGTGGTGACACTGGTGCTTCGCTGTCATACAGTCGTCCGTCTGTATGATCGGAGTGGGATTGGAATGTTGCATGACAGGTGTGTCCCCGGCTTTGTATGAAGATATCTAGTAATAAGAAGAATGTATGCCATGAAAGATAGATTGTAGATTATTGCACTTACTAGTTTCGAAAGTATCCCAGGTGGGGTCAACTGAATGCATTATGATCTCCTCATCTTGCTCTTCTTCTACCATTAACTCAGCGGTGTAGTTCGAAGATAGGACATctggaaaatcaattttgattttcatttttggtTGATACGATGTTATTACTGGTGTAACTATAGGAGTTATTTGAAAACATCAACCGATAGATATGTCATGAGAGTTGGCTATAAACTTTCTATAAAACTTTTTGAATCGTTGAGAGAATGTTTTAATTCAATGGAGGCCAGTAAATGaatatagatttttctattgtaTATCTGTACATTCTTTATCGCATGCCtatgtattcttgttttatgttTAATTATTGTGTAAATTCTTATAAAGTATTTTTTGTCTTTAACGTCTCGGATAACATATTATTGTATGCCTGAAGAACAAAGCCATCTCTACACTCAATCTTATTCTCAATCACTCgatatcattttataatattcctCAAATGAACCCTACTATTCCATACACTCGTATTATTATAACTCAGAATTtatctaaattatatttttatgaagcGTCTAAGCTCCGATAATCACTTTTTCAAGAAATTACCGTACTGTTTTCTGGATTCGGTTGATGATAGGCCTCATATTCTAATCAAGGAGAAGAGCCAGCATCTATTGAATAGAAAACTGACCTGAGTCAAAAGTGACTTCACTGAGTAGCAACCAATCAGAAGCGAAGAAGAGCCGGATGCGAACAAACTTGCCGACGCTGTTGTGTAGTTGAATGGTGACGTTTCTGGCATTCTCGAGCACCTCGTCTGGCATGTAGTGATAGGACACCACTCGGCCATTGTACGCCTCTCCCGTGTTGCTGAATTGGATACGTGCTTTCGCGAATACCTGGCAACAACCAATTATTGTTCAACAAATGCCTGCCATCGCACATAACTCATACCGATTCACTcactatttcaaattaaaattaattccaCACACAAACACAATAACACAATAAATGACCAAAGTATTCCAACGTTCCAATCACTAATACTAGTCATTGAACTATTTGCTTATAcggattcaaattattatatttgaattcatttgaatttattattataagtatATTGATTTCAATAGGAATTCAGcaattttgccaattttttccaattaaaaataattccatttaattattgaattttatcaacttAACTAACTAAAACCCTCTAAAAAGGAAACAATTGACCAGTCTCTGCATATGGTAATTGTAAATATCGATAGAACATAAAATAGAAGTGGGAGGTTTTGCATTGGTTAGCAATTCATTGCTCTGGTTTCAAAATTAGGACAATATTCTTCTGAACAATCGAATAGATTGTCCAGTCTTTGTAGCCTACACCCTCACTTTTTAAAACTATCATGGATTGATTGGAACATAtcagtaaaataatagatttttcattttttaatcatttctCATTCTTATATCATTATAAGAACTTCTTTTgtaaactattcattgagactAATCTCTGAACATGGATGAATACTCTGGTTTCGATTGACTTTATCATTTgtctattgatgaatttattctcTTACTTCaaggcccgtatgcagatactcggtttaaacgaagaaatgtcagctgttcgtttaaaccccgtatgaaacacataataaatgcaatcatatctacaagtaaacgtggtttagcgttaaacgtagggTTAGCATATGGCCCTAAATCTGTCAGCTTGAGCTATAGATAGAACGTCTCTACTATGTAtaatagcatagccacctctaatacagccacctgtattagaggtggcattgataattattatattactataatTTATAGTCAACCGCACAAGAATAGTccaatggaaattggaacagatgagtgcaacgttgccaaataagagttgatcaacGTTGTCCATAGCtgattatgaatgataataattgattaatattctaataatacacctgacaaattggcaacgtCTATTGGTTTCGGGTGGGGGGGGGAGTGTTAAGGAGGTACTCAGACTATTTTCATGCGGTGTACGAGTATACTCTTGTCCAATGTAACTATCACCATAgacaaaagatagcataagcttatgttatcattattttctctatgcttgcTATCACGAAGTAATGATAGTGTGGACTTGGATTAATACAAAAACAGTCAACTCGCGAGTACTGTGAAATGATTGATCTGAAGAAAGTAATTCGATGAATAAAGAGCTCTCCATTCATTCGGAATAAAGATAAATCAATACGAACAGGAAAACGTGTCATTTATAATCAAAGCAAACACTGCTGGATATACGGAATcgaattaaaatttcaatttctctctTCCCAAGCTGGCCATGGCTGCTAGCCTTTTGACATTACTTTATTACAGCTTGCGCCAAAAAAGTCGACTGAACCCCAATTTTGGTGGCAGTAGTTTTTTGGTCACATGGCTGTCATCGGCTTCGATTTGTGAAGCGACCGCCGGGCAAGGCCTTCAATCCACTCGACGCCACTAATTTCTGTACGGTTTGTTTGTCCGTCAAAAAAAGGCCGTTGAGCGTTTTGTGTTGGCACCGCGTATTTTTCATTTCCGCGCCGATAGATTTCGCTCGGTTGCTGGCATAGTTGACACTTGACAATGATTTATTGTTAACCAAAGCTCTGGCCCGTGCGAAACCAGAATAATTTATTCGAGCAGTGCGATGtgcactgttcagtgttcagcACACTTCAACTTCACTACTGCCCTACACAGTTGGATCGATATTTTGCAATCGCACTTGGCCGCCCGACTAGCATTTAATCCCTGTCTCTATAagctcaattaattattcatttgtcTCGCAATTGGAGACCGATATAGCTAACTGCAGGTTAACGCTTAACTTGGCTTAACTACCTTGCGCTATTGTGTCAGGATGTGGCACAGATTTATCTCTTGATGAGTACAAGTGCCAATATTGTTAATCGATTCTTCAAATGACAACAATTCAGTAAGTTTGGAGAACAATCAattgtcattattattgaactcattCTGGGTTTTCTCGGAACTATGTTCCCtaattttgttttcatataAATTAGACGCTCTGTCTGTAAAAGATGGAATAAATGGCTCGAAATCAGTTTTTGTGTCGAGAGGAGTTTATTGATAAACGTGGTGGACccaaataattgattttaatcaCTTTTGATGTAACCTACTGAGGAGTGTAACTTTTTTGATGGAATGAACGATTACAACTGTAACAGTAATTATATAGTGGCAACAGTTCTAGTATTGCTAAGCTAAAAGATTAGCATACGATTGGCGAGGCTACTCTAGAAATGAGCAACATGATCCAATGTAGATAGTATGTCCATCCATTACAAAGAGACAGATCAGAAAAGATGCTTGAAATGTGATACCGTATTTCAAATTCGATATTACTGACAGGTTAAGCTCTagttacttattattaattatgggcATATGGGCTTGAAAATTCTCTCAGATTGCTTACTGGGTAACTCAACATTGAAGCTAAACAGAGAGTAATTTATAAGCAAAGATACAAAATTTCATTTCTCATGTGATTCCCACGACTAATGataaacaattaaataaatCTCAATTAATTTCTTTAAGGCTCGTGTGTGTCGATGATAGAAATTTGTAGATGAAAACACTACGAACACTAGTTCTTTCTCCATTAATACTAATACTGTCAAACCCAGGTCCTCAGCATAAGTCAAGAATACTATGAAAGAGGAATTACTTGTACTTCTATAGTTATTCTCGCTTTATGAGTAATCCATATTTTCCCTTTACTACTTCCATCTGTACTTGAGTGATATAATATgtgaatggaaaataaatatttaaataccTGAGCGCCCTTACTGAAGTAGTTATTGGTGAACAAATTGACAGCACTGAAATTTCTGACGGTGTCAAACTCGAAAACTAGTTCGATGTATCCTTTGGGAGAGAAATTTCTGCGCCAGCCAACCCAACCGTTTCCTAGAACAATGTGAAAAATTCTTGACAATATACAACAATGATTCTGCTCGAAGTTTGGCGATTTTTATTACTGATACTTCCTATCTAGTATAATTTATTGGTTATCATGAAACTGAGAAGTGGCGAATAAGCTAGAATATACATTTCATGGTGAATATCATCTCAGacctatatattttttcatgttttacagGATTCTTTGAAAACAATGATACTAAGATTCATTGATATTACTGCATCATGAATAGTTCCTATTAATCGTGCAAAGTGAGTATGCTTGGATATATTTGTTTGAATGAATCAACTCTGTTATGAATTGAGATTCGTATTTTTGCCATAAGAGtaatatttccatcaataattaCATGTATTCTTCATTACTCCTTTACTGTCAAACAGAAAAAAGGATTGATTATATCAAatttgtgattgaatgaaaaaacgaATTTGTTGAAGTATGTATGATTagaatactaataataattataattagtcCAAAATCAGAATACTAATTCTAAAATTAGTAGTAATCCAAATTCTTGTGGGCTCATAAGTGCTTCAACTTCATTTGACAAATACATGTAAGGTAAGTATACcggtatcctattatattaagcgagaaatttctgtatttatatatctgattatttttaattctgattatttttctatctatttttatatctggttatttatgtttaacggatctcgaaaacggctgttacgattttcacgaaatttggaacatagtaggtttatgatataaagattcgattgctctaggtctcatccttggaaaaactcgctgaacgacattaaaaggataattcatccttggctgaaacagctgtggatagtaaaaaagtgagtatgtgaaaaatcaaaatatcgcatccccgaaattcataagatgacgtatagccagctgtgaaatataaacacgatcattttagagaattattgtgttttgtttatcaataaataaaaataacgagcgaagctcggtgccccgatattaataaattattgtttgcaACATTCATATCAGTAATTTTGATCTTAGAGAGAATCATATTAtaaaagtatatattatccGTAATTTACATGTTGCAGGTGATCTGCCGTACAAAACTATGTACTTGATTCAAGAGAGATTAAAAAAACTGTCATTGCCTCCTGTTCTATTGAATTTCACTTGTACCTTTTCCATAGCCGATGTCGAGCTTGAAATTATCGCCGCCGTAGGCTCCATCCACTAGACGACCGAGACCTCCAAAAAGAAGACCTTGTTTGGCATCTCCATCGTAGGATAGGTCGGCCAGGTCATGTCCAGGTCCCCAGGTCGGGTCTTGAGGTATCGTGTAGCTCACTACTCCATCTGCAACCAATTGACAAATATTCTCCACAATATTC
This window contains:
- the LOC111053666 gene encoding discoidin domain-containing receptor tyrosine kinase B; translation: MLGVLLVASSLWCVSALDIKECDGDLGMETGEIPDNAVTASSSYVPNVGPQNGRLKLERAGGGWCPKQQVEQGVREYLQVELGDVHLVTGVQTQGRYDHGRGQEYTEEYTVEYWRPGLPDWKQYTRWDGKQILRGNTDTATVVSHRLMPPVFASQVRILPYSVHRRTICLRLELQGCLTHDGVVSYTIPQDPTWGPGHDLADLSYDGDAKQGLLFGGLGRLVDGAYGGDNFKLDIGYGKGNGWVGWRRNFSPKGYIELVFEFDTVRNFSAVNLFTNNYFSKGAQVFAKARIQFSNTGEAYNGRVVSYHYMPDEVLENARNVTIQLHNSVGKFVRIRLFFASDWLLLSEVTFDSDVLSSNYTAELMVEEEQDEEIIMHSVDPTWDTFETIAAPRDNQGYAEIIIGVLMAVMLLLLGVFIIILFLSRRQKLQGSPTTILKNPFSVTINMKDLLMNLTPMNNVGLMPVSGQPTPCSQDPVSDRSFHQNPPDNSNEDKQVTLEDPPSDADSKTLPKESSIKDSSGSERSSYTSSHFRNAQSNGSLLTWRVHPVTSDSPIQSHHYNVLSAEDGASVQLERDKDSASTRENSGSERGSMSSLQIRSLQQSPLTPTRLHTIATDSKRKRYHTETEDSDSDVHGYSTLHMRSLQSNPLHSSSQRIHSDPPTRKRCHTAPREQLRVAPPAVLWNIAPSMGQPYKSREGELTPIPRYCLHVVNKIGSCHLGEAQVCDVEGDVLQGVEGERVCVRSMRGNCVRELRLLCGLNDPNIVRTLGVCTAEQPPWAVFEFPADLGDLVQLLNSQHSLTTSSLMSMASQVASGMKYLESKNLVHKDLAARNCLVGRNLDVKIADIAMCNSKYKDDYSEIGGRPSAPIRWLPWESILLDRYTCASSVWAFGVTVWEILSLARQKPFPHMTNDQVIQNAENLYYGGELQVLLSKPSLCSPDVYELVCACWRRDQSQRPTFKEICLFLKQKTFTTADEIPQYASCRVR